One Salvia splendens isolate huo1 chromosome 22, SspV2, whole genome shotgun sequence DNA segment encodes these proteins:
- the LOC121785673 gene encoding putative nuclease HARBI1 isoform X2: MDDFDIELDEMELVAVAAGYHYYNSLMKQPARSLSPKGFFLAELLSGPDDLWREMYRMDKHVFHKLSDTLRQRDMLRDTPGVVIEEQLAIFLNIVGHNERNRVIQERYQHSGETISRHFNNVLKAIKSLSSEFLQPPSLTTPTEIRKSNRLYPYFEDCIGVIDGMHIPAHVPAKDQSRFRNRRGVLSQNVLIACTFDLQFIFVYPGWEGSAADSRVLRAVLSDPDQNFPKVPEGKYYLVDMGYDNMDGFMAPYEGVRYHLHEYRGANLLPRNAKELFNHRHASVSNAIRRSCNVLKERFPILKLAPQYAFHIQRDIVIAACVIHNHIRREEENDWLFHSNEIPVDESPVLDEQPDLQSPFSVHKQMASERRDTIAAMMWNDFMNKWDEW, translated from the exons ATGGACGACTTCGACATTGAACTTGATGAGATGGAATTAGTAGCAGTAGCTGCAGGTTACCATTATTATAATAGCCTTATGAAGCAGCCAGCTCGCAGCTTGTCGCCAAAAGGATTTTTCTTGGCCGAACTACTGAGTGGCCCTGATGATTTATGGCGGGAAATGTATAGGATGGACAAACATGTCTTTCATAAATTGAGCGATACTCTTCGACAGAGAGACATGCTACGTGACACACCTGGTGTCGTGATAGAGGAACAATTGGCTATTTTCCTGAATATTGTTGGTCACAATGAGCGTAACCGAGTAATACAAGAACGGTATCAGCATTCGGGAGAGACAATTAGTAGGCATTTTAATAATGTACTGAAAGCAATTAAGTCTCTGTCAAGTGAGTTCCTCCAACCACCATCTCTCACTACCCCAACAGAGATCCGCAAAAGCAATAGATTATACCCGTACTTTGAG GACTGCATTGGAGTTATAGATGGAATGCATATTCCCGCACATGTTCCTGCGAAAGATCAGTCCAGATTTCGCAACAGAAGAGGTGTTTTATCACAAAATGTCTTGATAGCCTGTACATTTGATCTCCAGTTCATATTTGTGTATCCTGGTTGGGAAGGCTCCGCTGCAGATTCACGTGTGCTAAGAGCCGTTCTCAGTGATCCGGATCAGAACTTCCCCAAAGTTCCCGAAG GTAAATATTACCTTGTTGACATGGGATACGATAACATGGATGGATTTATGGCTCCATACGAAGGAGTCCGCTATCACCTTCACGAATATCGAGGTGCTAATCTCTTACCTAGGAATGCTAAAGAACTATTCAATCACCGCCATGCATCTGTAAGCAACGCGATCAGGAGATCTTGCAATGTTctgaaggaaagattcccgaTTCTCAAACTTGCCCCTCAATACGCTTTCCACATACAGAGGGACATTGTTATAGCTGCATGCGTGATACACAATCACATCCGGCGCGAGGAGGAGAACGACTGGTTGTTTCATAGCAATGAAATCCCGGTCGATGAGTCCCCTGTTCTCGATGAACAGCCTGATCTGCAATCACCTTTCTCAGTTCACAAGCAGATGGCATCAGAACGCCGAGACACAATTGCTGCAATGATGTGGAACGACTTTATGAATAAGTGGGACGAGTGGTGA
- the LOC121785673 gene encoding uncharacterized protein LOC121785673 isoform X1, with translation MTGVLDQIQEPSISMDDFDIELDEMELVAVAAGYHYYNSLMKQPARSLSPKGFFLAELLSGPDDLWREMYRMDKHVFHKLSDTLRQRDMLRDTPGVVIEEQLAIFLNIVGHNERNRVIQERYQHSGETISRHFNNVLKAIKSLSSEFLQPPSLTTPTEIRKSNRLYPYFEDCIGVIDGMHIPAHVPAKDQSRFRNRRGVLSQNVLIACTFDLQFIFVYPGWEGSAADSRVLRAVLSDPDQNFPKVPEGKYYLVDMGYDNMDGFMAPYEGVRYHLHEYRGANLLPRNAKELFNHRHASVSNAIRRSCNVLKERFPILKLAPQYAFHIQRDIVIAACVIHNHIRREEENDWLFHSNEIPVDESPVLDEQPDLQSPFSVHKQMASERRDTIAAMMWNDFMNKWDEW, from the exons ATGACTGGAGTATTGGATCAGATACAAG AACCTTCAATCAGTATGGACGACTTCGACATTGAACTTGATGAGATGGAATTAGTAGCAGTAGCTGCAGGTTACCATTATTATAATAGCCTTATGAAGCAGCCAGCTCGCAGCTTGTCGCCAAAAGGATTTTTCTTGGCCGAACTACTGAGTGGCCCTGATGATTTATGGCGGGAAATGTATAGGATGGACAAACATGTCTTTCATAAATTGAGCGATACTCTTCGACAGAGAGACATGCTACGTGACACACCTGGTGTCGTGATAGAGGAACAATTGGCTATTTTCCTGAATATTGTTGGTCACAATGAGCGTAACCGAGTAATACAAGAACGGTATCAGCATTCGGGAGAGACAATTAGTAGGCATTTTAATAATGTACTGAAAGCAATTAAGTCTCTGTCAAGTGAGTTCCTCCAACCACCATCTCTCACTACCCCAACAGAGATCCGCAAAAGCAATAGATTATACCCGTACTTTGAG GACTGCATTGGAGTTATAGATGGAATGCATATTCCCGCACATGTTCCTGCGAAAGATCAGTCCAGATTTCGCAACAGAAGAGGTGTTTTATCACAAAATGTCTTGATAGCCTGTACATTTGATCTCCAGTTCATATTTGTGTATCCTGGTTGGGAAGGCTCCGCTGCAGATTCACGTGTGCTAAGAGCCGTTCTCAGTGATCCGGATCAGAACTTCCCCAAAGTTCCCGAAG GTAAATATTACCTTGTTGACATGGGATACGATAACATGGATGGATTTATGGCTCCATACGAAGGAGTCCGCTATCACCTTCACGAATATCGAGGTGCTAATCTCTTACCTAGGAATGCTAAAGAACTATTCAATCACCGCCATGCATCTGTAAGCAACGCGATCAGGAGATCTTGCAATGTTctgaaggaaagattcccgaTTCTCAAACTTGCCCCTCAATACGCTTTCCACATACAGAGGGACATTGTTATAGCTGCATGCGTGATACACAATCACATCCGGCGCGAGGAGGAGAACGACTGGTTGTTTCATAGCAATGAAATCCCGGTCGATGAGTCCCCTGTTCTCGATGAACAGCCTGATCTGCAATCACCTTTCTCAGTTCACAAGCAGATGGCATCAGAACGCCGAGACACAATTGCTGCAATGATGTGGAACGACTTTATGAATAAGTGGGACGAGTGGTGA
- the LOC121786397 gene encoding protein NRT1/ PTR FAMILY 8.1-like codes for MGTCYIMPFFGAFVADAFLGRYYTIARFSIIYVIIQGMALLTLSASVTGPRPACHRKDDCHATTVQSTVCFISLYSIALGTGGLKPFGADQFEEVHEVEKKHKSSFFNWFYFSINIGALIGSSVLVWVQMNIGWEWGFGLPTLAMAIAVGFFFLRHSSVP; via the exons ATGGGGACGTGCTACATCATGCCATTCTTCGGAGCCTTCGTGGCCGATGCATTTCTTGGAAGATATTACACAATAGCAAGGTTCTCTATCATTTATGTCATT ATTCAGGGGATGGCATTGTTGACATTGTCAGCATCTGTGACCGGCCCGAGACCAGCATGCCATAGGAAAGACGATTGTCACGCGACAACAGTGCAATCTACAGTTTGTTTCATCTCACTTTACTCCATTGCACTCGGAACTGGTGGGCTTAAGCCCTTTGGAGCAGATCAATTCGAGGAAGTACATGAGGTTGAGAAGAAGCATAAAAGCTCCTTCTTCAACTGGTTCTACTTCTCGATTAATATTGGCGCCTTGATAGGTTCTTCTGTCCTAGTTTGGGTGCAAATGAACATTGGCTGGGAATGGGGATTTGGCCTCCCCACACTGGCCATGGCAATAGCTGTTGGGTTTTTTTTTCTCAGGCACTCATCTGTACCGTAA